The stretch of DNA CGACGCCGGTGCGAATCGGTGCATTGAACTTGCGTGCATAGGCTTCGAAGTAGTCCGCCACACGCTCTTTCGGCGCAAAGCCATCGGGGGCGACGTTATCGAAGGCCAGGCCCGGAAAACGGTCATGCCAGGCCGGGCCGTTGGCGACCAGCGAGTCCCAGCGGCCGGTGCGCCAGCGCTCGGCGATACGGCTGCGCTCCAGCACCAGGTGCGGCACGCCTTGCTTGCTCAGGTGCTCGCTCATGGCGACGCCAGCCTGACCGGCTCCCACCACCAGCGTGTCTGTTTTTGTTATTGCTTGAGTCATGTGTCTGTCCTTGCGTAATGCAGTTGGATTCAGCTTGGGCATGGCTTCAAGGCTAGGGGGAGGGCGGTTTTTAATAAAATATTATTAAGCTGGGAAGTGAGCATAAATATCGGATGCAGGCTCACCCTATCGGGTGATTTCGAGGATGGAGCGGGTGTGCAACCATCCTTGCAGTTCTTTCAGCGAGTGTTTGAAGTGGAAAACGACCGGCTTTCTTCTGCGCAATGGTTCGAACAGATGGCTCGGGTGACCGATAGCATCGGGCAATCGGGGTTCGCCGCGACCTTGTTCGAGGCTCTCGGTTATCTCCAGCCGATCCAGGCCACCACGCTGTATTTCTACCCGCGCGGCGGCATGCCCAGTGCGCTGTTCGAGCTGGACGGGCCATGGTTGCCACAAGGCAATGTGCGCCAGTACCTGTCGGGGTTTTATCTGCTCGACCCGTTTTACGGGGCCTGTGTGGAGGGCGTCAGCTCCGGGTGTTACGAGCTGGCCGAGGTCGCCCCCGATCACTTCGAGCTCAGCGAATACTTCCAGTCGTTTTACCGCCACTCGCATCTGGAGGATGAGCTGAACTACATCCTGCAGTCGAGCAACGGCTCGAGCCTGGCGGTTTCGCTGGCCTTTACGCAAAAGCTCGACGCCACCACCACCGGGCAATTCAAACGCATCGCGCCGTGGGTGCTGGCGGTGCTGGGCAAGCATTTCGTTGGCCTGGATGCCCAGGGGGCGCGATTCGAAAACCTGCTGGAGCAGCGCATTCACTCGGCGCTGAACAACTTCGGCTCGTCGATATTGACCGAGCGGGAATGCCGGATCGCCCAACTGATCCTGCGCGGGCATTCCACCCGTTCGCTGGCCGAACGCCTCGACGTCTCGGAAGACACCATCAAGTCCCACCGCAAGCACATCTACACCAAGCTCGATATCGGCGCGCAATCGGAACTGTTTGCCCTGTTTATCGATTCGCTGGCCGAAGCCCAGGGAGTGCTGAGCAAAGATCCCCTCGAAAGCTACATGAGCAAGCACCGCTGAGCGGCGTTGCTCGCCCTTGCGTCATTACTAATAAGAGAGAAATACCATGAACGTACCCGCCCAACTGAACCGCCTGACCGAGGACTACCAGAAGTCGGATGCGGCCCACCACATCCATGCATTTGTCGATCAAAAAGCGCTGAATGCCGAAGGCCCGCGGGTGATGGTGCGCGGTGAGGGCCTTTACCTGTGGGACAGCGAAGGCAAGCGTTACCTGGACGGCATGTCGGGCCTGTGGTGCACCCAGCTGGGTTACGGTCGCAGGGACTTGACCGCTGCCGCTGCCGCCCAGATGGACCAGTTGGCGTACTACAACATGTTCTTCCACACCACCCACCCGGCGGTGATCGAGCTGTCGGAGTTGCTCTTCAGCCTGTTGCCGGGCCACTACAGCCACGTGATCTACACCAACTCCGGCTCCGAGGCCAACGAAGTACTGATCCGTACCGTGCGCCGTTACTGGCAAGTGGTCGGCCAGCCGCAGAAAAAAATCATGATCGGGCGCTGGAATGGTTATCACGGCTCCACGCTGGCGGCGTCTGCCCTGGGCGGCATGAAGTTCATGCACGAGATGGGCGGCCTGATTCCCGACGTGGCACACATTGACGAACCCTACTGGTACGCCCATGGCGGCGAGCTGACGCCTGCCGAGTTCGGCCGCCGCTGCGCCTTGCAGCTGGAAGAGAAAATCCTCGAGCTGGGCGCTGAAAACGTCGCCGGGTTTATCGCCGAGCCGTTCCAGGGCGCGGGCGGCATGATCTTCCCGCCGGAAAGCTACTGGCCCGAGATCCAGCGCATTTGCCGGCAATACGATGTGCTGCTGTGTGCCGATGAGGTGATTGGTGGCTTTGGCCGTACCGGCGAATGGTTCGCCCATCAACACTTCGGTTTCGAGCCCGACACCCTGTCCATCGCCAAGGGCCTGACCTCCGGTTACCTGCCGATGGGTGGCCTGGTGCTGAGCAAGCGCGTGGCCGATGCGCTGGTGGAGCGCGGCGGCGTGTTTGCCCACGGGCTGACCTATTCCGGGCACCCGGTGGCGGCGGCGGTGGCGCTGGCCAACCTCAAGGCGCTGCGGGACGAAGGCATCGTGCGCCAGGTGAAGAACGACACCGGACCGTACCTGCAAAAAATCCTCCATGAAGTGTTTGGCAATCACCCGATGATCGGCGAGATCCAGGGCACGGGCTTGCTCGCGGCCTTGCAGTTCGCTGAAGACAAGAGCACCCGCAAGCGCTTCGAGAACGAAAACGACCTGGCCTGGCAGTGCCGCACGTTTGGTTTCGAAGAGGGCGTAATCATTCGCTCGACGCTGGGCCGCATGATCATGGCACCGGCACTGGTGGCCACGCGCACTGAGCTGGACGAGCTGGTTGAAAAGACCCGCATCGCCGTGGATCGCACCGCACGGATCGCGGGAAAACTCTGAAGTGACCAGCGCGCCACCCCAGGCGAGGGGTGGTGCGCAACCTCCATCAGGCAACGCTGAACGGCATCGATGCCATCGAATGCCGCGACGCCCTGCACCCCCATTTCCAGGAGTCACCCATGAATACAATAACAAACGTGACCGATACACCCGCTCATCAATCCTCACCCAAAGCCGCCTCGTCCCGCCGCTTCCGTCAGCCGCTGGGTCTTATCGGGCTGGTGTTGTTCGGCCTGGCGTACATGGTGCCGCTGGCGGTGTTTACCACCTACGGGCTGGTGACCCAAATGACCAAGGGCCACTTGCCGACCGCCTACATGCTGACTCTCGCCGCCATGCTGCTGACGGCCTACAGCTATGGGCGCATGGTCCAGGCGCATCCCTATTCGGGCTCGGTCTACTCCTACACCCGCAAGGCGTTTGGCGCCTACT from Pseudomonas sp. NC02 encodes:
- a CDS encoding aspartate aminotransferase family protein, producing MNVPAQLNRLTEDYQKSDAAHHIHAFVDQKALNAEGPRVMVRGEGLYLWDSEGKRYLDGMSGLWCTQLGYGRRDLTAAAAAQMDQLAYYNMFFHTTHPAVIELSELLFSLLPGHYSHVIYTNSGSEANEVLIRTVRRYWQVVGQPQKKIMIGRWNGYHGSTLAASALGGMKFMHEMGGLIPDVAHIDEPYWYAHGGELTPAEFGRRCALQLEEKILELGAENVAGFIAEPFQGAGGMIFPPESYWPEIQRICRQYDVLLCADEVIGGFGRTGEWFAHQHFGFEPDTLSIAKGLTSGYLPMGGLVLSKRVADALVERGGVFAHGLTYSGHPVAAAVALANLKALRDEGIVRQVKNDTGPYLQKILHEVFGNHPMIGEIQGTGLLAALQFAEDKSTRKRFENENDLAWQCRTFGFEEGVIIRSTLGRMIMAPALVATRTELDELVEKTRIAVDRTARIAGKL
- a CDS encoding helix-turn-helix transcriptional regulator; the encoded protein is MARVTDSIGQSGFAATLFEALGYLQPIQATTLYFYPRGGMPSALFELDGPWLPQGNVRQYLSGFYLLDPFYGACVEGVSSGCYELAEVAPDHFELSEYFQSFYRHSHLEDELNYILQSSNGSSLAVSLAFTQKLDATTTGQFKRIAPWVLAVLGKHFVGLDAQGARFENLLEQRIHSALNNFGSSILTERECRIAQLILRGHSTRSLAERLDVSEDTIKSHRKHIYTKLDIGAQSELFALFIDSLAEAQGVLSKDPLESYMSKHR